A genomic window from Onychostoma macrolepis isolate SWU-2019 chromosome 22, ASM1243209v1, whole genome shotgun sequence includes:
- the LOC131529808 gene encoding cytochrome c oxidase assembly protein COX14 homolog, translated as MRTNHLPDIENRAAFPQTLNCNLNRSVMLSGKRIADMGYKLFSGSMMLLTMYGGYLCIMRAQRYMLKRKQLELAAENESAASETIKD; from the exons ATGCGTACAAACCATTTGCCTGACATTGAGAACAGAGCTGCATTTCCTCAAACTTTGAATTGTAATTTAAACAG ATCCGTCATGCTCAGCGGGAAGCGCATCGCTGATATGGGCTATAAGCTCTTCTCGGGCTCCATGATGCTGTTGACGATGTACGGCGGATACCTGTGCATCATGCGGGCTCAGCGATACATGCTGAAAAGGAAACAGCTGGAGCTGGCGGCAGAGAATGAGAGCGCGGCTTCAGAGACCATTAAAGACTGA
- the si:dkey-222f2.1 gene encoding keratin, type II cytoskeletal 8 isoform X2, giving the protein MSLRSKRISSSSSVRSSGKMGGYGYSSLSGISLGASAPSFSTSSAYLGPPIASVSVNKSLLAPLNLEIDPNIQMVRTHEKEQIKSLNNRFATFIDKVRFLEQQNKMLETKFELLQGQTPGRSNVEPMFEAYMANLRRQMDVVNNDRTKLDGELRNMQGLVEDFKHKYEDEINKRNNLENDFVILKKDVDSAYLVKADLEDKVGALTDEINFLRTIYDEELRELQASIKDTSVIVQMDNSRNLNMDHIVAEVKAQYEEIAAKSREEAESWYKSKFDQMSSQAIQYNDELRNTKGEIADINRMISRLQSEIEVIKSQRANLENQIAEAEDRGELTVKEAKGRIKDLEDALQRAKQDMARQLREYQELMNVKLALDIEIATYRKLLEGEEDRIGQQPIVNIQAVSNYSSKGVNGFQQNSSPSPKILIKTTETRNNTRFSTH; this is encoded by the exons ATGAGTCTGAGAAGCAAGCGCATCAGTTCCAGCAGCTCTGTGAGGAGCAGTGGGAAAATGGGAGGCTACGGCTACAGCAGTTTGAGTGGGATCTCCTTGGGAGCATCTGCCCCGAGCTTTAGCACCAGCTCAGCCTATCTGGGGCCTCCTATCGCTAGCGTCTCTGTCAACAAGAGCCTGTTGGCGCCCCTCAACTTGGAGATCGACCCCAACATCCAAATGGTGCGCACTCATGAGAAGGAGCAGATCAAGTCGCTGAACAACCGCTTTGCCACCTTCATCGATAAG GTGCGCTTCCTGGAGCAGCAGAATAAGATGCTGGAGACCAAGTTTGAGCTGCTGCAGGGCCAGACCCCTGGCCGGTCCAACGTTGAGCCCATGTTTGAGGCTTACATGGCTAACTTGCGCAGACAGATGGACGTGGTCAACAATGACAGGACCAAGCTGGATGGAGAGCTGAGAAACATGCAGGGACTGGTGGAGGACTTCAAACACAA ATATGAAGATGAGATCAACAAAAGGAACAACCTGGAGAACGACTTTGTGATTCTGAAAAAG GATGTAGATTCTGCGTATCTGGTGAAAGCTGATTTGGAGGACAAAGTTGGTGCCCTGACTGATGAGATCAACTTCCTGAGGACCATCTACGATGAG GAATTGCGTGAGCTGCAGGCCAGCATTAAAGATACATCCGTCATTGTGCAAATGGACAACTCCCGAAACCTCAACATGGATCATATTGTGGCCGAAGTCAAGGCTCAATACGAGGAGATCGCAGCCAAGAGCCGCGAAGAGGCTGAATCCTGGTACAAGTCCAAG TTCGATCAGATGTCCTCTCAAGCCATTCAGTACAACGACGAACTGCGAAACACTAAAGGAGAGATTGCAGATATCAACCGCATGATCAGCCGTCTGCAGAGCGAGATCGAGGTTATTAAATCACAG CGTGCTAACCTGGAGAACCAGATAGCGGAGGCCGAGGATCGTGGCGAGCTGACTGTGAAGGAGGCCAAAGGTCGTATTAAGGACTTGGAGGACGCGCTTCAGAGAGCCAAGCAAGACATGGCCCGCCAGCTCCGCGAGTACCAGGAGCTCATGAATGTCAAGTTGGCACTGGACATCGAAATCGCCACCTACAGGAAGCTGCTGGAAGGCGAGGAGGACAG AATCGGACAGCAGCCCATTGTGAACATCCAGGCTGTTTCCAACTACA GTTCCAAAGGGGTGAATGGTTTTCAGCAGAACAGCTCTCCATCACCTAAAATCCTGATCAAGACTACTGAAACCAGAAACAACACCAGATTCAGCACTCACTGA
- the si:dkey-222f2.1 gene encoding keratin, type II cytoskeletal 8 isoform X1: protein MSLRSKRISSSSSVRSSGKMGGYGYSSLSGISLGASAPSFSTSSAYLGPPIASVSVNKSLLAPLNLEIDPNIQMVRTHEKEQIKSLNNRFATFIDKVRFLEQQNKMLETKFELLQGQTPGRSNVEPMFEAYMANLRRQMDVVNNDRTKLDGELRNMQGLVEDFKHKYEDEINKRNNLENDFVILKKDVDSAYLVKADLEDKVGALTDEINFLRTIYDEELRELQASIKDTSVIVQMDNSRNLNMDHIVAEVKAQYEEIAAKSREEAESWYKSKNFIKSFHFGMDIKQSGVLIVFPSHAAQFDQMSSQAIQYNDELRNTKGEIADINRMISRLQSEIEVIKSQRANLENQIAEAEDRGELTVKEAKGRIKDLEDALQRAKQDMARQLREYQELMNVKLALDIEIATYRKLLEGEEDRIGQQPIVNIQAVSNYSSKGVNGFQQNSSPSPKILIKTTETRNNTRFSTH from the exons ATGAGTCTGAGAAGCAAGCGCATCAGTTCCAGCAGCTCTGTGAGGAGCAGTGGGAAAATGGGAGGCTACGGCTACAGCAGTTTGAGTGGGATCTCCTTGGGAGCATCTGCCCCGAGCTTTAGCACCAGCTCAGCCTATCTGGGGCCTCCTATCGCTAGCGTCTCTGTCAACAAGAGCCTGTTGGCGCCCCTCAACTTGGAGATCGACCCCAACATCCAAATGGTGCGCACTCATGAGAAGGAGCAGATCAAGTCGCTGAACAACCGCTTTGCCACCTTCATCGATAAG GTGCGCTTCCTGGAGCAGCAGAATAAGATGCTGGAGACCAAGTTTGAGCTGCTGCAGGGCCAGACCCCTGGCCGGTCCAACGTTGAGCCCATGTTTGAGGCTTACATGGCTAACTTGCGCAGACAGATGGACGTGGTCAACAATGACAGGACCAAGCTGGATGGAGAGCTGAGAAACATGCAGGGACTGGTGGAGGACTTCAAACACAA ATATGAAGATGAGATCAACAAAAGGAACAACCTGGAGAACGACTTTGTGATTCTGAAAAAG GATGTAGATTCTGCGTATCTGGTGAAAGCTGATTTGGAGGACAAAGTTGGTGCCCTGACTGATGAGATCAACTTCCTGAGGACCATCTACGATGAG GAATTGCGTGAGCTGCAGGCCAGCATTAAAGATACATCCGTCATTGTGCAAATGGACAACTCCCGAAACCTCAACATGGATCATATTGTGGCCGAAGTCAAGGCTCAATACGAGGAGATCGCAGCCAAGAGCCGCGAAGAGGCTGAATCCTGGTACAAGTCCAAG AACTTCATAAAGAGCTTTCATTTTGGAATGGACATCAAGCAATCAGGTGTACTGATCGTTTTTCCATCTCATGCTGCTCAGTTCGATCAGATGTCCTCTCAAGCCATTCAGTACAACGACGAACTGCGAAACACTAAAGGAGAGATTGCAGATATCAACCGCATGATCAGCCGTCTGCAGAGCGAGATCGAGGTTATTAAATCACAG CGTGCTAACCTGGAGAACCAGATAGCGGAGGCCGAGGATCGTGGCGAGCTGACTGTGAAGGAGGCCAAAGGTCGTATTAAGGACTTGGAGGACGCGCTTCAGAGAGCCAAGCAAGACATGGCCCGCCAGCTCCGCGAGTACCAGGAGCTCATGAATGTCAAGTTGGCACTGGACATCGAAATCGCCACCTACAGGAAGCTGCTGGAAGGCGAGGAGGACAG AATCGGACAGCAGCCCATTGTGAACATCCAGGCTGTTTCCAACTACA GTTCCAAAGGGGTGAATGGTTTTCAGCAGAACAGCTCTCCATCACCTAAAATCCTGATCAAGACTACTGAAACCAGAAACAACACCAGATTCAGCACTCACTGA
- the LOC131529806 gene encoding pre-miRNA 5'-monophosphate methyltransferase: METHVPHVNEEENEDPGAAPYGNFINYYTFNPPENRLSLIPETLLENIGLGSELVLILDVGCNSGDLSVALYKHLSHEDAPGSDFSKREVYLLGCDLDQDLIFRAQNSNPFPQNIQFIPLDITDDPESRIVLESYFGRFGCPRFHLCTCFAVTMWVHLNHGDAALLSLLSRLASLCEYLLLEAQPWKCYRSAARRLRKLGRSDFDHFKTLEIRGDMAAHAREHLEKQCSMELVQSFGNTTWDRSLLLFKRR; encoded by the exons ATGGAGACTCACGTTCCCCATGTGAATGAAGAGGAAAATGAAGATCCAGGAGCTGCTCCTTATGGAAACTTCATCAATTATTACACCTTCAACCCACCAGAGAATCGCCTGAGTTTGATACCAGAAACGCTGCTGGAAAACATCGGACTCGGCTCTGAACTCGTTTTAATACTGGACGTAGGATGTAATTCAGGG GACTTGTCTGTTGCTCTGTACAAGCATTTATCGCATGAGGACGCCCCTGGCAGTGACTTTTCTAAAAGAGAAGTGTATCTGCTTGGATGTGACCTGGACCAGGATTTAATCTTTCGGGCGCAAAACTCCAACCCCTTTCCTCAGAATATCCAGTTTATCCCTCTGGATATCACAGATGATCCAGAGAGCCGGATAGTGTTAGAGTCCTATTTTGGAAGGTTTGGCTGTCCCCGTTTCCACCTGTGCACCTGTTTTGCGGTAACTATGTGGGTGCATCTGAATCACGGAGACGCAGCGCTTCTGTCTCTCCTCTCCAGACTGGCATCTCTCTGTGAGTATCTGCTGCTGGAGGCGCAGCCGTGGAAGTGTTACCGCTCTGCTGCGCGCCGGTTACGCAAACTGGGGCGCAGTGACTTTGACCACTTCAAGACCCTTGAGATTCGAGGGGACATGGCGGCGCATGCTAGAGAGCACTTGGAAAAGCAGTGCAGCATGGAGCTGGTGCAGAGTTTTGGTAATACAACATGGGACAGAAGTCTTCTGCTCTTTAAAAGACGATGA